Proteins found in one Dermacentor silvarum isolate Dsil-2018 chromosome 8, BIME_Dsil_1.4, whole genome shotgun sequence genomic segment:
- the LOC119462847 gene encoding decapping and exoribonuclease protein codes for MGGEVKAVDPSVECKLGSTAGYVEFKTNHVLSTEWHQRRFHEHKLLRWWALSRLGGVPKGFCGFRDDNGIVLDIQRFDVLNMPGMAKGLWSEEVCMRFCNQLLSFIKEHVEGNDGRTVYHFEYVPSSREIVCKRLTNPTKLYRLPDWFLEAFEDC; via the exons ATGGGCGGCGAAGTGAAAGCGGTGGACCCCTCTGTTGAATGCAAGCTGGGTTCCACGGCTGGCTACGTGGAGTTCAAAACGAACCACGTGTTATCCACGGAGTGGCACCAACGCAGATTCCACGA GCACAAGCTGCTCCGATGGTGGGCCCTATCGCGCCTGGGAGGCGTCCCCAAAGGATTTTGCGGATTCCGGGACGATAATGGCATTGTGTTGGACATCCAGCGGTTTGATGTCCTCAACATGCCAGGCATGGCAAAG GGACTGTGGTCGGAGGAAGTCTGCATGCGATTCTGCAACCAGCTGCTCTCCTTTATCAAAGAGCACGTCGAAGGAAATGACGGAAG GACTGTCTACCATTTCGAGTACGTGCCGTCATCCCGTGAGATCGTCTGCAAGCGCCTGACAAATCCCACGAAGCTTTACAGACTGCCGGATTGGTTCCTGGAGGCGTTCGAAGACTGTTGA